The Megalobrama amblycephala isolate DHTTF-2021 linkage group LG1, ASM1881202v1, whole genome shotgun sequence genome segment CTGCTGACATCAGCAGAGGTGGACTTTCACCTCTGAGCGTATTTGTTCTCTGCATTGAACTTAACAGAAAATATGGTGAAAATGCACcataaagaaattattattattatttatttatttattattatttttacaaaaaaactttatatgATAATTTAGTGACAACAGGTTTTTCCTCCAGAAACAGCTGAAGGAGACGCAGAGAAAGATCCGTCAGAGAATCCAGCAGAGAcagaaagatcttcagcagctgagaaaggctgtggagtctcataaggtgagtctggagaagaagagGAGTTTGAGACGTCTCAGTTTGGACTCTTGTCAGTCCCGctgaagccactgtgtgattgtgataTGTGTacagacagcagtggaggacagtgagaagaTCTTTactgagctcatccgctccattgagagaagACGCTCTGAGGTCACAcagctgatcagagatcaggaaaaggctgcagtgagtcgagctgaaggacgactggagcgactggagcaggagatcaatgatctgaggaggagagacgctgagctggagcagctttcacacacacatgatcacatccatttcctgcaggtaacagagatctagaagaacaggatcatagtggacttgagcaagagaaacatttcatgagagcagaatgagcTGTTGACTGAGATGTTGATCTGTATGCTAGGTTATTATATAATCATCTGTCAGACTCTCATCTGGTCATCTTCTTTTGAAAGAGATGTTTTCTggacaaatgtttttttttttttttaaacttgcatTATTTTGCTGTTGctgtcattcatttttttaaatgtataattttaaaataaacaatatttggATTTATGATTGCAGtctttgtaatacatttttttaatgctaaATTGAGcttaaatgtactttttcatGTAGGTGTTGAAAGTTTGTAAAAGAGCAGTGTGATAATGTTACTGTGGAAATGGGGGCATTAAGGCACTCATTGGTGTACCCTCCAGCTGGTGGGACCCTAGACAAGATCCTAGTTCACCTGTGCCTAGAAATTGCCTGAACGTGACGCCACTGATGTGCTCGATCTGTTACATTTCCTAGAAAGTTTACATATTGAGTAAGTGGCAAACACTAGAACGTATAGCTCTAACATGATATAATGAATATGAGAATAATGTATCTGATTGTGTGAAAGTGCTGGATTGAGGCGAGTTACTAAAGATCAACAAGAGCCGCACAGATCTGATATAGTGCAGGTTATTGGCTGAAGTGTGGATCTGAGTATTGATTTCTGTTTCctgtagagtttccagtctcgCTTAGCACCTCCTGAATCTACAGACGAACCTGACGAACCCTTCAGTTCTCTATTCTCTTTTGATGGCATGAGAGAATCTGTCCGTCAGCTGAGAGAAAAACTGGAGGATTTGTGCAAAGAGGAGATCAAGAAGATCtctgacagaggtaaagtcctGGAGATTCATCTGCTCTTAGAAATGATCATCCATCATCTAATATCATgtagatcatcatattagaaatgtGTTAGGAACGGATGCAGGGATCATTTTCTCTTGACCTGATAATCACACTttcatgtctgttgatttccacagtcacattcaccaaCATTGTTCCCAGGACCAGGAACGACTTCCTGCAGTGTAAGTCActaagaaaacaagcagaaaaactgAATGTGATCATATTCTTCCTCTAGAAGGTTAAAGAAATCATGATAGAAGAGTTTTATAATTGATCATGTAAATAATAATTGGGACAGGATATCTGTACTGAGACACTAATGATACATTGAACATTGAGCCATGAAgagttaaaatacattaaaagatcagacagattcataattcctgattctgatgtttctctccatcagattcccatcatCTCActctggatccaaacacagcatATAAACGCCTCcatctgtctgagaggaacagagTGATTACTTACACTGGCACAGAGcagccgtatcctgatcatccagacagatttgatcaGTGGcgtcaggtgttgtgtagagagaatgtgtgtggtcgctgttactgggagattgagtggagtgggaGTGAAGTGTATAtctcagtgtcatataagagcatcagcaggaagggattGGGTGATGAGTGTGGATTTGgatataatgatcagtcctggagtttgtaCTGCTCTTCCTCCAGATACTCATTCTGGCATAATGACATACGCATTGTTCTCCCTATAAAGTCCTTCAGTggtagaataggagtgtatgtggatcatagtgcaggaactctgtccttctacagcgtctctgacacaatgaacctcatccacacagtccagaccacattcactcagccGCTTTATCCTGGGTTTTGGGTTGGTTCAGGAacatcagtgaaactgtgttgaatcaaaatagaTTGTAGAGTGATTTTACCCAttgtacttttattcattcaCGAGTTTACAtgtacatgaaatcaaaataaagtaatttgtaTAGTAATTATGCATATGTGGCATGCTGTCCgggggagggctccgagctcggaatttggcctgaacccagagtactccccctcCTTAACTGGGATAGAAACCAACCAAGAGTGAGGTGATgaggtggtggagggatgctgtgaAACCTGTCACGGGATAGAGGTGAGAGACAGCTTATATATCGGCTTCCTCTTgcactgattgattgatttaccTGAACGTGCACCTCCCgaatttagttaaataaaacttagttaaatagtttaataactttagttaaatatttaattacattaagtctccatcTAAATCAAATGCATTCTCCTTTAAACAAGCAATCATATCtgtaaaataatcttaattctatgggaaaaacagtttttattttcattttgtttgcaGTGCAAATATTGTGTGTTGTTTAATGGAAAACGTCTTGGGTTACGACTGTAACCCAGGTTCCCTGaaacagggaacgagacacaGTGACTGGTATCTGAAGCAACTGTAAAACCACTGCAATTCTATTGACTGGGACAACCTATGACATCATACTAGTGCGACCAGAAAGTATATAAGGGGCACCTAGAGAACATGCCATCCACTTCTTTGTCTGAAGGGACTGAACCAGAAGCTCAGAGCCATGGCTACGAGATGCAGTGTCTCATTCACTGGTTTTAgagaaccagggttacagtcgtaacctgagacattttcTTTCAAAAGGGAACTTGCACTGCATCCTGAGACACTTTGGGGAACGAAATACCCACGCTGCCATGCTGAGGGGAGTGCCTGCCAAAAAATGTCTGTGACTAAGCACAATAATGGCAGTTCCAACTGAAATGCCAGAACCACTCCCCCTTTTTCTAGTCAAAAACTAGGCTGTTAGTGACAGTGTTCCCTATGGACACGGCCCAAGGAGCTAAAATCAGGGAGGCTCCCATGGAGCCTGCAACATGAACTCAGTCTGTGTATTCTGGGGAGCCAGGA includes the following:
- the LOC125267767 gene encoding tripartite motif-containing protein 16-like protein → MAEARFSQDEFTCPVCLDLLKDPVTIPCGHSYCKSCITSFWDLEDEKRVYSCPQCRQTFSPRPALGKNTILAEMVEKLKKTNLPADCYAGAGDVQCDVCTGRKYKAVKSCLVCLESFCQTHFDRHEEFHSRKPHKVIDATGRLQDMICHKHDKLLEVFCRTDQRCICMLCMMDEHKNHDTLSAAAQRTEKQKQLKETQRKIRQRIQQRQKDLQQLRKAVESHKTAVEDSEKIFTELIRSIERRRSEVTQLIRDQEKAAVSRAEGRLERLEQEINDLRRRDAELEQLSHTHDHIHFLQSFQSRLAPPESTDEPDEPFSSLFSFDGMRESVRQLREKLEDLCKEEIKKISDRVTFTNIVPRTRNDFLQYSHHLTLDPNTAYKRLHLSERNRVITYTGTEQPYPDHPDRFDQWRQVLCRENVCGRCYWEIEWSGSEVYISVSYKSISRKGLGDECGFGYNDQSWSLYCSSSRYSFWHNDIRIVLPIKSFSGRIGVYVDHSAGTLSFYSVSDTMNLIHTVQTTFTQPLYPGFWVGSGTSVKLC